CTGGCCGTGAGCGATCCCGGAACATAGGTCATCCCCAGCGGGACGGTGTCTGTCAGCTCGAGGTCGAACGCCGGGCTGTTGCTCGGCGGGGCTGGGTGATTGACGGTCACGGTGAACGTCACCAAGCCCCCCGGCGGAACCGAGCGCGGGGTGGCGTCCTTGGCCAGCGTCAACGTCGGCTCGACCACGCTGACGTCTGGGGCACTCTCGATCAACTGGCCGCCGACCCAGGTCCAGGTGACTCCGTTGTTCAGGTTGACGCCGCGTACGTTACCCGGGTTGTCGATGACCACCGCCTCGTAGATCAGCGTCAGCGTGGCCACGCCTGGCCCAGCGCTGGTCATCGATCCCAGATTGAAGGTTACGCGCCGCCCCTGGTCCTCGGCCGCGCCGCTACCGGCCGGCTCCTCAGCCACGGTCGGACTGGCGCAAGCAGCCGCAAAAGCACCTGCCGGAATGGTCGTCAGCCCCGGGGAGGGCGTCAGCGAGACACAGCGGACAAAGGCCAGCCCCAGGTCGACCACGTCGGTCAGCGCGGCCGAGGTCATCGTGCCCTGTGGGATGGTCAGCTCCAACTGATAGGTCAGGATCTCACCGATGGCGACAGCGGGATCGAGGGTGTGCGCCTGGTTGGTGGTGTCCAGCGTCTTGGTGAGGTCGGCATTGGGCAGGGTCACCAGGTTGTCGGTGTCGGTATCGGTGTTGTTTCCCGTCGGCGGTTCGGGGCCGTTCGTCCCGTCATCGGCGATGGTGATCGTATCCACGACTTGGGTCGTGAGTGCAGGCACTGGGTCAGCGATTCGCACGGCGAAGGTGAGTGCTCCGCTGGCACCCGCCGCCAGGTTGCCGATCGTCATCGTGCAGACCGTGCCGCCGGTCGAGCCGTCCGGGCACGACCAGACCGTGGGTAGGCTCGAGGCGGCGACGAAGGTGGTCGCAAGCGGAACCGTCTCGGTGACCACCACGCCGGTGGCATCCTGATCGCCCACATTGGCGTAGTTGATGGCGTACACCAGGAGCGACCCGGGCGAGACGATGTCCAGGCCGTCGTCCTTGGTGATCGTCAGGTCCGGCGCGGCCACCAGCGGCGTGGTTTCGCTGTCGGTGTTGTCGGCCGGGGTGGGTTCGATACCGTGCGTGCCGTCGTCCGTGATGGAGGCGGCGTTCTGGAGCAGCGTCACCATCACCGGCACGCTCGCGTCCACCGTCACGGCAAAGGTCACGGGCACCGCCGGTGCGCCCCCAAGGACGCTTCCCGCCAGCGCCAGCGTGCAGGTGCTTCCGGCGTTGTTGTTCGGGAGGCAGGTCCAGCCCGGCGTGCTGGCACCCGGGTTGAAGGTGGTGTAGTCGGGCACAACGTCGGTGATGACCACGCCGGTGGCGTCGGCATTGCCGACGTTCTGATAGGTCAACGTATAGGCCAGGTCTTCGCCCGGGGAGACAGAGGCCACTACGTCGTCCTTCGTCAAGACCAGGTCGATGCCCGTCACCGTCAGGCTTTCGGTCGCCGTCGCGGTGTAGTCGTTCACTCCCCCGCCCCCGGTGCGCTCGCCGGCATCAGGACCTGGCAGCGAGGTCCAGGTCAGCACGGCATTGTTGGTGAGCACATCCCCAATGTTGGGAGGCGGAGGAGAATCAACTTCTACTTGGTAGATAAGCGCGGCGCTGCCGGAGGCCAGCGTCAAGACAGAAGCCTGGAATGTCAGCTCCCGCGTCAGACCGTTGTAGGCTGCGCTCCAGCCTGCTGGGCCGGCGGCGCTGCCGCCGAGGTAGGTCAAGCCCAATGGCAGAACATCGACCACCACCAGATCCAGTGCATCCGCCGTGCTCGAAGGCAGGTGCTCAACGACGAGGGTATAGGTGACCGTCTGGCCCAGCCCAGGAGTGTCGTCATCGGCGAGCTTGGTGAGTTGCAGCTCGGGCTCGATCACCGTCAGCGTGCGCAAGCCATCGAGCACGGTCGTGTCGCCGGTCTGCGGATTGACGTAGCCGAGGTTGGCCGTGTTCACGAGCAGCGTGCCATTCTGGTTCCCGACTTCATTCAGAACGCGCGTGCGAACGCGCACGACGAACTGGTTAGCCGACGTCCCATTCCCCGGCCCCGACCCGTTCGTCTGAACGTCGCCGAACTGGAACTCCAGCGTGCCGCCCGAGACCACGACAGTGGGCGTGGTCGTCAGCGTCCCGTTGTAGTCGGCGGCAAGGATCCCCCCGCTCGCCGCGGCAGTGGTGATGATGCCGTGACTGACGTAGCCCAGTCCAACCGGGAGCGCGTCCCGGATGCGCAGGTTGGTGACAGCGCCCTCCGGCAACGTGACCAGCAGGTCGTAGTCCGCCTCCCCGCCGATCGTCTGCTGCGCGGGGATCGGCGCCAGCTTGGTGACGGCCGGCGTCGCCAGCGTGTGCGATGCATTGGCCTGCCCGGTTAGCGCCCTCTCGCCGGTGGGCGAGCCGCTGCC
The Anaerolineales bacterium DNA segment above includes these coding regions:
- a CDS encoding sortase, with protein sequence GSGSPTGERALTGQANASHTLATPAVTKLAPIPAQQTIGGEADYDLLVTLPEGAVTNLRIRDALPVGLGYVSHGIITTAAASGGILAADYNGTLTTTPTVVVSGGTLEFQFGDVQTNGSGPGNGTSANQFVVRVRTRVLNEVGNQNGTLLVNTANLGYVNPQTGDTTVLDGLRTLTVIEPELQLTKLADDDTPGLGQTVTYTLVVEHLPSSTADALDLVVVDVLPLGLTYLGGSAAGPAGWSAAYNGLTRELTFQASVLTLASGSAALIYQVEVDSPPPPNIGDVLTNNAVLTWTSLPGPDAGERTGGGGVNDYTATATESLTVTGIDLVLTKDDVVASVSPGEDLAYTLTYQNVGNADATGVVITDVVPDYTTFNPGASTPGWTCLPNNNAGSTCTLALAGSVLGGAPAVPVTFAVTVDASVPVMVTLLQNAASITDDGTHGIEPTPADNTDSETTPLVAAPDLTITKDDGLDIVSPGSLLVYAINYANVGDQDATGVVVTETVPLATTFVAASSLPTVWSCPDGSTGGTVCTMTIGNLAAGASGALTFAVRIADPVPALTTQVVDTITIADDGTNGPEPPTGNNTDTDTDNLVTLPNADLTKTLDTTNQAHTLDPAVAIGEILTYQLELTIPQGTMTSAALTDVVDLGLAFVRCVSLTPSPGLTTIPAGAFAAACASPTVAEEPAGSGAAEDQGRRVTFNLGSMTSAGPGVATLTLIYEAVVIDNPGNVRGVNLNNGVTWTWVGGQLIESAPDVSVVEPTLTLAKDATPRSVPPGGLVTFTVTVNHPAPPSNSPAFDLELTDTVPLGMTYVPGSLTASPGGTIDDTAAPSLRVTWPVLDLNDSVTATFQATMGQLPAGTRIRNDAYLSWSTLPLDFSAPQSIYNVLSTERVYDPPINANVVVAIPALPGTGYAPGRVTELPSAPSSQPYEDLGDLVLEIPSLGVRVPIVGVPSGDEGWDLTWLWNQAGHLEGTAYPGWDGNSALTAHVYRPDGRPGPFVRLDELGWDDPVIVHANGQRYEYRVRQVERVVPGNLSALRHESQPWLTLLTCQGYDEIQDKYLWRLAVRAVLVDVSR